The Oncorhynchus nerka isolate Pitt River linkage group LG5, Oner_Uvic_2.0, whole genome shotgun sequence nucleotide sequence GTAACTCAAAAGGATTTCCATCCCATTATTAACCTCTCAAAAAAAAATGGTCATAAAGTTACCAAAGTATTCTTACTCCCACAAGGGGGAGACATTGTCTAGACTTTACAATAAGCAGTTATTCACCTATAGTTAGTGTTTAGCTTACCAGTTCTCAGGTCAGCCTTTTCTCATTCAAGTGTTTGTGTACATTTGTATAATAAAAGGCTGCTTTTCACCTGGTAATCAGTTTTTTGGCCTGACCGTTCTGTCTGAGTTAGACTCTGGCTCTCACTCAAATGTTCTGATTTGGCCACATTTCTTTCCCATCGATGATCACTCTTGCACCGATAAAATGCAGTTTTCCCTGCCTTTCGAGCTGCAGCCACAGTTTCTCTCTTGTCACTTTGTCTGCTGAGGTCAGATCCTCTGTGAACCTCAATATTTGCTTGATGAGGAATTCACAATTCTTCACTCACCTCCAAAGAAGATCCCGTGTAGAACTCTTGGTGAACCGGATGATGGTTGTCCTCAGTCTCTTGTCTTGATCCTTTAGTCTACCCAAACGATGGACGATGTCTACATTTTCCTGAAGTGTGGCTTTTGATTCgggaatgacagctccacagatgtcaacaactctgCATTTGATGTCCTCATCCGCCTGCTCTGGAATTCCATGGAGCCTCAGGTTCCACCTGCGCTGGTATCTCTCCGCCTCATTCACCTTTTGCTCGAGTTCAGCCACCTTCTTTTAATTTTCCTGGCAGATAACTTCCACTTTCTTCATGTCACTTTTGAGGGTTTTCACTTCTCCAAAGATAAAGACAACAGATTTTTTAATGGCCTCAATTTTCATCGTATTCTCCCTAACCATGACCTCCAAGCTATTTGCCCTTTCATCTATCTTTGCTGTCAAAAGCATTACAATATTATTTTGCATCTCAAGAAGTGACACACCCTCTCGGCCTCATCTTTTTCCCCTGGGGCTTGACTGGAGTGCCTGGGTCGTAAGGTCAAGGCCTGAGCTGGGGACTGGAGGGGCGTAAGTTGTGAGCATTGTTGTCCGTGCTCACCACATTTTCATCACCTATTGCAGTATTTCCCCCCCACAGTTAGATTCTGAAGAGTACCCAAAATCATGCTCTATTTTGTGGTTAATTGTCTATCTGACGATCTCTCTATTTCTTTCCTTTTGGTTCTGGTCGTGGCAGTTTCCATGTACGTTCGACAagctaataataaaaaaaaagctAGTTTAGTGTTGTCGCAAACTTCGTTTTAGAGGTGAATAACTTGCAGAAAGTAATCAATTACTTTGGTAAATAAACTAAACCATATTCATACAGGGTTTTATGGCCGTAGAAATAATCCAATGGTTATAATTGGGTAAGGAAATCAAATAATTCCTTCAGCTACCAAAACAAATTATCTGCACTGACCACTATCTTGCGCTCCATTCTCAAACAAGACtttactactactgtctgtgcTCTCactgtatcagtgtgtgtttatttttGGTCAAATTGTCAGTGTTTGAGACTTATCCGTAAATATATATTATTCTCCCTCCAGCTACCCAACATGTTTGGCAGTCTGAGCTCCACCATCATGTCTCTGATGATTGGCTCCTATGCCTCCTCTGCTGTCACCTTCCATGGAGTCAAGGTAACCATGATGGATGCACATTTGTCAGATATGAATGCATATTTGTTAGCGTTGTCCCGTAACACTCATACAAATAGAATGCACGTTCAATGACCTTTCCACAGTAAGCCTCAAATATTTATACTCTTCTATACTAATAACACCCCATTTTCCTTTCGTCCCTCTCTAAGCTGATCTATGATGCGGGCGTGTCGTTCCGGGTGATCATGTGGGTGTGGTCGGGTCTAGCAGGCTTAGTCTTCCTCAATTGTTTTCTCAACTGGCCAGTGGAGGCCTTCCCCACGCCCGACGAGGTCGACTACAGGTCATTACAACAGTAAAACAACGTCAGATCACAAAAGAATGGCTATTACAATATTATCATAATACTTCCACAATGCTAGAACAAGACAGTAAACTTGATCAGGTTACTGTAGTACTAAGAGTGACAGTTAAATAGAAATGCAACAGTTACCATACTAACATGCAACATGAGGTAATAAACAACTTTCAcctttgtttttttttctctttaaCAGTAAGAAGTTAGCGCTGACTTATCTGTCTGGGGACCAtaagagtgtgggagagaggttGAGTCAGAAGAATGGAGGCCTGAACGACTCCACTGAGAAGCTCCCAGctgacacacagagtgagtcgaGAACACACACCTGAAAACACAACAGCAACTCTTGCTCACAAACACATCCCTTAGACCCATATTAACTGTctgcctaccctctctctctcagatgccATCCCATTCCGTAGGTCGGTGTTCTCGCCCATCTTCCTGTGGAGTCTGGTTACCATGGGGATGACCCAGCTCAGGATAATTTTCTTTATGGGCGCAATGAACAAGATGCTGGAGTTCCTCGTCACCCACGGCGACCCTCACGGTGAGTAACTGACAAACCAGACCCTGCTGGCAGTCAACTGACAAACCAACACACTGTCATGACTGGGCCATATTCCCTCCATGTAAATGTGTTCTAATCAAATTGTCCTCCTTTCTTTCCTCAGCTTCTGGGAAGTTGATAGTCGAGGCAAAGGAGAAAGGTGAGAGATGTCTCCTGGTGAAAGTGACATGTCCTTGTCATGTGTGTCTAaatgtgtgttctctcctctctagtgAGTTTCTACTCGTCCATCTTTGGCACCCTGCAGTTGCTCTGCCTGGTCACCTGTCCTCTGATTGGCTACATCATGGACTGGAGGATGAAGGAGTGTGTGGCAGAAACAGAGAAGAGGTGTGTGAAAGCGAAAGAGCAGTGCGAGAATGACACCATGACATTCCGGGGGCGGTTTCTATTGGGCATGTATACGTGAAGTTTTTATGGGCCTACTAGTAAAACGACACAAATTAATTACCTTTATgtggcatgaacacaaccagtcatgttttcatctgattgtcaaacaaatcacttcaaaaagtaggctACCTGTGCATGTTCGTCCACTTCAAAATAATTCTCGTATCCAAACAGTGCATGTGCACTCGGACCGTTTGATGAACTGAAATatacatctgttacaaaacaccccAAAGTGTGCTTAATGACTAGGCCTACATTAATTGATGCATTTTGCTGCCAAATTTACCTTTTTTGTAGACTGAAAAGTTGGTACACCTGAAATGGGTCTGAAACTGGCCAATTTACTAGACTAGGCAACAATGTCTATGAACTTTAACACTCATGAACATATGCAGACTCCAGATACAGCTGCTTAAGATTAAACAGCTAACACAACCATTTAGAAACGGAGCCAATTAATCGATAAAGGCATTGTAAACAGTAAAATATTGGAGATTTGTATTTTACTGCTTGCTCCTGTTGTGTCTAGACTGGCATTGAATGTGAAgacttattttatcaaatcagtTCTCTAGGTttaattattacgtgattaaaacTAAACATGTAAacattaactaggaagtcggggtaCCAAGGAAAATGTTGAGGTTTAGAGTTATCGTTTTCTGAATTACAGTCTTCTATTAATGAAACTCTTTGGAAATCTGCACGAATCCTAGCCTAAATTatgaatcagcgatatacaagttggcttatttatttactaactaaataatcacacaattaaataaaacaaacagtagatatttgggttactacatgatacaaaGAAAAGGTCTCTAGCGGACGAAGCCAATATGACGGCTTGAtagacaaaggaaaggggtgaggacagagagggtgattGACAAATAGATTCACTACACACAGTTGATAaatatattaattgaaatgctaatcttTTGCACATGAACGGCAGCTCAATCGAGAATAATTGCAACGTATATATTTACGCCCATatgttgtcttctctgttggaatcgccGGTCCGTCTGTTGGAAAGTCAGTTCATCGGGGTCTCTGGTTATCTTCCCCAGAAGTCACAATGTCCTTCGTGGTTGTAGTTTTCTCCGCAGCTCTGGatagtgtctgttgtaatggaTACGTCAGGTGTACCATGCTcttagaatagatgtttcggcgtTTGCCAATATTCTCGTCCTAGACTTATGTAATTTCTAGCTGTAGACTAGTAATTTTACGCCtaggatttgctcttattctgtagtgatcgatagtcccagagttgaaccatttccagccgtgtagccaaaACTACAGCTGTATGGTCTAATAATCTATAGAATTGTAGCCATTCCAACGCGGGGATTCCATCCTGGCGTTCTCTGACTTTATGTACATTTTTGTAGGAATTGGGTTTTATACTCTGTGGAAAAAGGGGCAATTCCATGACGCTCACGTGGGCGTGACCACTGATTTGGTTAACTTTATATGAAAACCCATATTTTCTCATTTaggttaacatcacattacatattTTCACAAATAGTTGAATGTTTAATTACATACATGTCACAATATTTAGATGTGAACCTGACAGCTGGGAAAAGTACACTTTAAGGGAAACcgttgtgtgtttcctgtccttcatgagatcaccaaatgaaacacactcttcatgactgtcccttaagtgtccacggaccactCCCACATTCTCAACCATATAAATATTGTTTAAttattcatatttttgatgtccaagggtgtctctgtgttctcacAGTTTACATTCCAACCTCCAACACTGCAGAGCATTGGGGCAGCGTATTTTATGACCGCCATAAAACGGCAGACTTCCCGCTCTCCCCTTCTACGAGAGCGAGAGCACGCTGTAGAGCGGACCCACTGTAACCCGATCCTTCAGATcgtcacaggacagtcatgacactcCTTTCAAAACACCGCACAAGAAAATAGTGATTCAGGATCACGGCTAGCTACCATAACTCGGCACAAAGAGCAgtgtgatgtaaaaaaaaaacgtaCAAAGTAGTAACAGCGACTTAATAGGGAATTAGTGACATAACAATCAATGGCAAGCGCATGAGAAATACACAAAATGATAAACATCAAGTGCATTCCTCTGAACAAGTAGCCTACACATTCAATATAATACAAATATTTCTAGAAAATAATGAAGCTAATTAAAATGGTCTACCTCTTCTGGCCAGGGAGAACACCAGTACCCACACGCACCTGAAAAACAAAGCAATGTGCGCTCTAAACAGCTGACTGACAAAAGAAAACAATGTGCACTCTAAACAGCTGACTGACAAAAGAAAACAATGTGCGCTCTAAACAGCTGACCGACAAAAGAAAACAATGTGCGCTCTAAACAGCTGACCGACAAAAGAAAACAATGTGCGCTCTAAACAGCTGACTGACAAAAGAAAACAATGTGCACTCTAAACAGCTGACTGACAAAAGAAAACAATGTGCACTCTAAACAGCTGACTGACAAAAGAAAACAATGTGCACTCTAAACAGCTGACTGACAAAAGAAAACAATGTGCACTCTAAACAGCTGACTGACAAAAGAAAACAATGTGCGCTCTAAACAGCTGACTGACAAAAGAAAACAATGTGCGCTCTAAACAGCTGACTGACAAAAGAAAACAATGTGCGCTCTAAACAGCTGACTGACAAAAGAAAACAATGACAAATCAATGGTTAAATCTAATGCATTGGAATAAAGgcaatattttatattttttattaaggACGCATGGCAAACAAGTGATAAATTAGTTAGTACAAAGGAAAATCTATGCGAGTAGAAAATCTAGGCCAAAATTCAGGGGGAAAATTCATGGGAACTCTGTGGGAAAATAGAATGAGGAAAGAGGCTAAATGGATAGAAGAGGTGAGGTTGATGTCTTTTGTCCCTGGCCAACCTCACACAGACCAACAGACGGGCCGACGAGAGACAAAAAGATCCAGAAAATCACCAATGCCATGAGAGCCTTCATCTTCACCAATCTGCTACTGCTGGCGTTCGGAGTGTGTTGTCTGATAGACAACCTGCCgctccaggtacacacacactaatgatcGCTCGTTCATTCTGACATACTGTATGAGacgaatgcacagaaatacctaAATGTCaacattctctctcctcctgtagatcCTGACCTTCATCCTCCACACCATGGTCAGAGGGTTCATCCACTCCTGTTGTGGAGGCCTGTATGCTGCTGTGTAAGTTTTCAACTTCCTCATCTTCATCATGCAACTATGGTCACCATCTTTTAAATACAGAATTTGACTTAAGAAATCATTTCTCTCCCTCAGGTACCCCTCTAACCACTTTGGTACTCTGACTGGGCTGCAGTCGATGATCAGTGCTGTGGTGGCCCTGCTGCAGCAGCCCCTCTTCATCATCATGGTGGGATCCCTGCACGGAGACCCCTACTGGGTGAGTCAGTTATCCATACAAGGGGTTTTAACCCCTCACTGGTCGTCTAACTTCCCATATCTCCGTCACCCATCAGATCAACCTGGGCATGTTCCTCTTCTCATTGGGTGGCTTCCTGTTGCCTGGATACCTATTCTACCATCGCAGACACCTGATCCAGGAGAAGGAGGCTCGAGAAAAGAATGGCAttggccaggagagagagggtctcaACCACTCAGATCACAACGGCCTCAAACACCATAGCAACGGTCTAGCATAAGAAGTGGTTCTGGCGCAATGCTAAGGATTGTGGGAACTGTATGATTTTTGTCAGTGTCCATGGTTATCCACAAAATCAGCATCGTTTTCTTTTTTCATTGTTAGGATTATTGCTGTTTTTGTTGACTAAACCATATTTTTAAAATCATAATCCACACATTTGTCTCTAAGGAGAAGTTGTGTCGTCAATATTTTATGCTGTTTAGTTATCCAAATGACTTGTTAAAAAGCCACAACACTTTTCACTGGTCACAAGCAGACACTCACACCTTCATATGTCCGTGTTGCTAGGCCAAAACTTCTAAGGTACTTGAAAGACCCTTCAGTGACGTGTTAATTCTTTAGATATTACTCAACCCATgcagatgaacacacacacaacaccaaaGAATGATATTCAGATATGAATTGTGCAACTTCTGCTGGAAAAAAAGTCATTCATTGTAAATCAAATACACTGGGTGTCATATACAAAAAAAGGAATCAAAATGACATTAAGTATGAATTAACACAGTAAGGTAGTGATACGTTTTACTAGGAAGCTTGGGAAAACCAAAGCAATGCACACTTCACCCAGCCACGAGTAATGCTACAATTTGTTGTACCAAATATGCCAATGCTTTTTCTATTGCAATATTTTTATCACATTAACATGCATACCTACACACAGACTGACTGTAGAGACACTGACTACCTCTTCTTTCCCCCAACGGTCTCTCTTCAATCAAGACccgtctgtgtgtggtgtgtagatTTCACTTTTCATCGTCAGTTGAAATACGTAGATTTTCTATGCATAGATTTGATAATTCAAGAAGTGGAGTTAATCGGTCATTCTCCACTGAACATACAATTCAGATGTTTTTTATAGGAAAACATGAACTTGTGACACTCGACCCCCAAAAGCATAGACTTTAAGGTTTTAAAAGTAGACACGTAGAACGGTAGTGTCCACTGTGTAATACTTTTACAGCTTTGTGCACAGGAATGAACTTGTGtgtaaataaatgtatttaaGTGTCTTTTTGTACCTTTTAGCTGCATGTGTGTTAAAAAAGGGAAGTTGTGTGTTAGCAGATGTATTCATTGTAGTGCCATGAATATAACTACGTCTGATGAAGATTGTTTTTGCTGTGTACTCTACCCAGTTACAGAGCTCATGTATATTGTAGGGCCAGGAATTTTTCCTATCCACATATCCTGACCAGGGAAAACTCTGCCCTACGTAAACACAAAGCTCTGGCCTACAGACTGTTTTTGTAAATATAACGTTATCTCTTATGCAAATGCTTCTGGTGTAATGCTCCACAACACTATTGGCTGAGAAAACACCAATGTTCTCAATATAAATAGTCTGATGCATTTATATTATGCAGTTTCTATTATGCAACTGTTAATGTGACTCATTAGTATATAGTGGGGAAGGGGGATTGAAAGTTATTTTTGTATTAATTCAGTGCCTTGCCTGACCTCAGTGCATAGAATTGAATGTAAATCAACAGGAAAAGACAGTACCAAACTTCACCTAGGAAACCAAATCCATGTTGGGAGCCATCCTAGTCATATCTATGGGCTGCTAAGCCATATTTCAATATGTACAGCATCTTTCCTCAGGGGCATGTAGCTTTGCCAAAATGATGAAATGTATTCTATCTAATCCCCTCCCCATCATGCTCCTGTTTATAGCTTTTGTGTGTCAGAAGTGATATGCATCATTTTGTTTCTGCCATGTCTCATTTGGGGACTAAAACCAGCTTTAAGTCTTATCAAATAAACAATTATGTAAGAAACTGTCCTGTGACTGTGTTTTGATATCCCTGACAAGCTTCCAAGTTAGTACTATATTCTTCATTCATTATATTCATATTATAAATGAAAATGTTGAATGGATGTTTTCAGATTGTAAACACGCCGGTGCATATTCCTGACTTCGCTAGTTCCCCTttacctggagaagagtcctgtGCCCAAGACTGAAACATATCACAAAAGGCAACCCTTGAGGCGTCAGGGAGAAAACCATGCCACAGACAAAGAGGATCAAGGCAGCATGGACAAAAACAGTTTATTGGAATATGTGGTCAGAAAATATCACAACCAAATGAAAAAGGGGAACATAACATACACTCATTCAGAATATCAGTGGCCTTCCGTCTCTCATCCTCGAACAATATTACACTGCTGACATCcaatctaccacacacacactctgacgaCACATAAGACTGTCTTTCCCCTCCCTGTCACACAAGCATAATCTCTCGTTATCTAAATACATACTCTCCTAAACATTTCCTGATTCTTCTAAACACACTCGTACCAGCttctcaaaaacacacacacacacttgttgtctctgtctggtctatcGGAGGCTGTTGGGCTGAGAGCCAGCCAGGCCAGGGTGGTCCGGACTGTGGCGGTTCTGTaaggacagacagaaacactagaaaAAGTGCCGATCCATAACCATTGGCTTCATCTCCAATAACCTCCCTCTGAACTCGTATCCCCTGTATTGTGTACCACTGTTTATGTTCCCCCTGTATGCGCTCGTTTGATGCAATATGGAGATTTCAGCCATTTTTCTGCAGATTTCAGTCCATTATAATGTTTTTATTGGGACAGTAAGTTTCCCCACATGCGCAACACACGTTGACCACACAAATGTTGATGTATAGCCAGCAATATGTTAAGTTAGCTAACTCAAAAGGTAGACAGCTAGCGTTTAGTCACTCAAATTTGGGGAGTTTGCTAACACACAGCATGTTTTCTGATTTAGAGCTTGTGATTCGCTAAGATCAAATTATGATAAATATGCTATTATTTAGTCAACTGTTTGcgcgataggctgttggtcgaccaaaATGTATTTAGCCAAGCAGTAGCAAACAAAATCTAATTAAAATACAAATCATGGTGTACAAGTCTGATTGgctcctgtctgagtggactaatccattgtggaggccatgGGGATGGCACAGTCAATCAGTCTAAGAGGtgctactgaaattgtatatggttatattaaGTAGGAACAATGGTGCAACACCaataaaaatattattttataacaGATGTGCTTTCTCCCACGTTGGATAGCGGTTGCTGTCCACGGTTCTGAAACATCAGTGCGCTGTTGAATTGGTGCCTTTTCTGAGACCATGTTGCTATGTGTATAATAGTAAAGTTAATCCgcatattggtgttgagaacaatgcAGCAGAGGCAACAATGGAATGAGACAAGAAAAAAAGCCCTTGCCTTTACTGTCTAAGAAAAGTGAAGAGAGGAAACCaacttaattaggtctataatcaatagtctaactgttaaatgtgcctgcCTTTATAAATAATCCACAGTGTCCGTTTTTAAATCATTGCTTATGCTGTAATAAGCTTTTTTTTCGTTAGACCAGCATCTCTGGTATTAAATCATGTATTTAGTGCTGTTTAAACTGTTCCAAATGGtccttttttaaataataataaccaCCCTCCTTTTTTCTTTATCTCCTtatgttattactattattataattataataataagtaatgtcattatcattagtaggcttattataaactgggtggtttgagccctgattggctgacagccgtgtcatatcagaccgtatatcacgggtatgacaaaatatgtatttttactgctctaattatgttgttaACCAGTTCataaaagcaataaggcacctcgggggtttgtggtatatggccaatataccacggctaaggattGTATCCAGACACTGCGTTGTGTCTAagtacagcccttagccgtggtatattggccatataccaccctCCTTGTGCCTTTTTGCTTAAGTATATcagccttgtataaccaccatCAAGCTGTAGGCTTAAGAGCGCATCCTGTTTAGTCTTAATACCGTAACTTACTTAGTTAGGCCTATATTTCAATACTTATATAGGCTACTGTCTCAATTTATTCATTaatgtcatcacacagcataAGAGTCATTCATGATGTGAAATATATTCaagcatttttttgtttttaaatcaaATAAAGCGACCATTGAACAATTCGTGTAAACAATAAATAGGCCTAAATCTTTCCATTTTGGAAATTGCATTCACAAATTAATGCTACTGTTTTTAGTCTTTtctgtaataaaggctttaccatttaaaaaaaaaatagttaCAGACTCTTTGGTACGCTTATACAcgtatttagtgttgtttacactgttctaAATGGTCAGAAAAATTATATTGTAATCTACCAGCACCTGTTTGGCCCACACAGGCCTAATATACACGCAGTGCTTGCGCCATACCTTctttttcttgatctccagtattttccacaactagtcacatttattccacacatctgtctttcccctttacctcctgcACAAACAGTAAACATTCCCCCGTTTCGAGTTTGTCACGTCCTCTGCATCCATTTTGCTGTCACATGTGTTGCGCCGTTCAGAGTTCGTCATTACCAATTTATTGAGGTGATTATGATGTGCAATAGGTCAGGCCCTATTGGACACATGCATGCGAAGCATAGATATGTCACgtaaagagagcaagggttgaAAGAATGTTTATCCTAAACAACTGAGGGATTTCGGGGCACATAACTCTTCAGTCAGAAGTGACTAATTATGTTGCATCTTCAGCAACACAGACAGCGCTATACACAcagttgatgttctgtggtggtcactgCAGTAGGGAGACACACAACGGGTGCTAGTCACTCGctgtctctagtcatttgtgtgtcttaatgATTTCATCATACAGTTTGCTTAaaacatcagacaagctcagtgcatatagttgatttAATTAAAATACATAGGTTGTGtcaatatatggaaaaatacaagtTTTAAAACCGGTCGAAAGAACAGACAAGTCTTGGTCgacaaatgtttttttgggggaggCCTAGTTCACTCCCACATTTGAGTCGTTGTTATTCCAGGCGTATATGAGCAATTAGCCGGGGACAAGGTTGCAGGCTTATAGGCCTCCTATATACCAACTTCGGTgcaagagatggagaaagggtcAGGGCAGCAGTCTTACCTTCTTCTTTTTCTTGTCTTTCTTTTTCTTCTTGCGGTCAGGGTCGTCAtctcttttcttcttcttcttcttggggTCAGAGTCTGAGGGTGTCTCTGTGAAGACAGAGAAGGGTTTCAAAGGCTGAAGGGATGgttggttgtgtatgtgtgtgtgtgtgtgtgtgtgtgtgtgtgtgtgtgtgtgtgtgtgtgtgtgtgtgtacatgcgttaCCTTGCGGTATGGGATCCTGTGGTCGGTTGTGTTTGTGCTTATGCTTGCTCTTCTTCTTTGGAGGCTGGATGTGCATCAGCCGGTACTGCTCCGGTAGCTGGAACACAAACACGCAGAGTAGATAACGTCTTAACATCGTCGTTAACAGTACAGAAATGATATGGAGGCCTAGTGTTGGATGAATAAAGTATCCTAAAAATTGGGAGTATTGTGGTCaaaggaaggtgtgtgtgtgtatgtctctctctaccgGTCCGGTGTGCAGTCTGAAGCCGGTGAGGCTGGCTCCGGTCAGAGGGCTGAAGGAGTTGCCACACACTGGAGGCTTCTCTATCAGAGAGCGCAACGAACTGCCATCCTGGGTACCAGGCCAGTCTATCATACCTACAGACACAGGAAAGAGGGAAAACAGACAATTtattacagagaaaagagagatgggggaagaggcAAGTTGAGGTGGGATACTCAGCGGGATGGGTCCACAGAAATCACTTACAGACAGACATAGTAAAGGTGACGAAAGGTAGTTCACCTGGTAACTCTGGCAGGAAGTTGCTGAGCTTTTCCTTGACTTTCTTGCCACAGAACTTGTTGTAAGCGTGTTCCAGGTTGTAATGGGTGATGAGGTTGGTGTTGCCCGTAAGCTCATTGCCCACTGTGAGGCAAATTTTTTAAATACACGGTCAATGCAGTAACAAGATCCAGAGTTTGTCCACACGGACGTCAATGTCCCATACTACTAGGGTCCAGACTCCAGAGGGAGTAACTTGTGATGGCTAATGTAGGAAGTGCACTTCGAAATTGATATAgcaatataacacacacacaaaacagattAACGTTCAACTAACCGCTGGGCTCTTAGTCAATAGCCAGCTAGCTCAGAAAGGCTAACGTTAGTTAATGTTATTATTAGAAAATAACCTAAGGGGCTTGCAAAAAAATACTTCAAATCCTCCACTCGGGGACGAATAAACATATTACGTAGTGCCCACACTGAAATGTTAACTGTACCTGGTAGTTCTCGCAGTAAATAAAA carries:
- the LOC115129473 gene encoding large neutral amino acids transporter small subunit 3-like — encoded protein: MVPSLLQAYRRRWWMAMTAVLENLLCSAVLLGWGSLLLMLKGEGFYSHLCSENDTNATVLALGNKSSWESRIFLSCVDQEEMLNLGFTIGSFLLSAATLPLGILMDKYGPRPLRLLGSFCFSLSCAIMSISAYYPKRLSALIFLALSFNGFGGICLTFTSLTLPNMFGSLSSTIMSLMIGSYASSAVTFHGVKLIYDAGVSFRVIMWVWSGLAGLVFLNCFLNWPVEAFPTPDEVDYSKKLALTYLSGDHKSVGERLSQKNGGLNDSTEKLPADTQNAIPFRRSVFSPIFLWSLVTMGMTQLRIIFFMGAMNKMLEFLVTHGDPHASGKLIVEAKEKVSFYSSIFGTLQLLCLVTCPLIGYIMDWRMKECVAETEKRPTDGPTRDKKIQKITNAMRAFIFTNLLLLAFGVCCLIDNLPLQILTFILHTMVRGFIHSCCGGLYAAVYPSNHFGTLTGLQSMISAVVALLQQPLFIIMVGSLHGDPYWINLGMFLFSLGGFLLPGYLFYHRRHLIQEKEAREKNGIGQEREGLNHSDHNGLKHHSNGLA
- the LOC115129475 gene encoding mediator of RNA polymerase II transcription subunit 19-A isoform X1, coding for MTEMFSTLYGQNDAQGPPRSSSLGFGPGNPPPPLPPNQVPMAAQMPPQLGDEGPALRKPGAMNEPFYLLRELPVGNELTGNTNLITHYNLEHAYNKFCGKKVKEKLSNFLPELPGMIDWPGTQDGSSLRSLIEKPPVCGNSFSPLTGASLTGFRLHTGPLPEQYRLMHIQPPKKKSKHKHKHNRPQDPIPQETPSDSDPKKKKKKRDDDPDRKKKKKDKKKKKNRHSPDHPGLAGSQPNSLR
- the LOC115129475 gene encoding mediator of RNA polymerase II transcription subunit 19-A isoform X2, which produces MTEMFSTLYGQNDAQGPPRSSSLGFGPGNPPPPLPPNQVPMAAQMPPQLGDEGPALRKPGAMNEPFYLLRELPVGNELTGNTNLITHYNLEHAYNKFCGKKVKEKLSNFLPELPGMIDWPGTQDGSSLRSLIEKPPVCGNSFSPLTGASLTGFRLHTGPLPEQYRLMHIQPPKKKSKHKHKHNRPQDPIPQDSDPKKKKKKRDDDPDRKKKKKDKKKKKNRHSPDHPGLAGSQPNSLR